The DNA sequence GTGGCCTCTGCTTCGAGTGCTTTATCTACTTTGATGTTATTCAAATTACCATTCGACATTTCTACATAGTAAGTATCTTCGACATCCGGCAATACTACATTTAAGGTAAATGGTGTGTGCTGTGCTTTTAGTGAATCAACTTTCACTGCCATATAATCGAGTAAGTTTTCAATCGTCATATTGGCAAGTACATCTGCAGACGCCGTTTTAGGGTTGCCTGGCATTGTTCCTACACGTAGCTCTTGCGCGCCAGTAAGATAGGTATTTCTCCAACCTGCACCTTCAGATTGGTAGCCTAGTTGTTCGTAAGAGTCAGCGAGTAGTTGACGCGCTTCGGTGTTTTCCGGTTCCACTTGCATCACTTTATTCAGTACGGTTGCAACAAAGCGGTATTCACCTTTTTCAAAGTCAGCATGTGCCTTTTTAAGAATGACTTCACTGCCACCCATGTATTCAACAAATTTGGCTGATTGTGGCTTAACTGGTAGTGGGTTCAAGTTAGCTGGATTCATATCAAAGTAGCCTAGGTACATGTTATATACGGCCCGCGAGTTATGTGAATAAGTACCGTGGTAACCATTGGTATGCCAACTTTGCTGTATGCTATCAGGCATGACGTCATAGATCTTGTCACCTAAATCTTGCATCACATAACCGTCGTTTGCTAAACGTAATGTCTGGTTATGGGTAAAGCCATAAGCATCACGTTGCATTTTTAGGTAACCTGAAATCTCTTCATTCCCCCAAATAGGTGCAGAATGTGATGCAAATAATACGTCTGTTTTAGCGCCCCAAGTCACTAACATTTCGTTGATTTTTTTCGACCATTTAAGTGAATCACGCACTTTAGCACCGCGTAATGTATACACGTTATGCATACCTTGATAAGTGAGTTCACCTGTCCACAGAGTATTGATACTTGGAATAAACGTCACCATCTCTGATGCGGCTTCGGTGCCGGATGCATCCATGAACTTCATTTCTAGGCCATCGATGACTAAGGTTTCTATTTCTTGTTCATGGTTAAGTTCATAATCCGGCAATACGTAAGTGATTTCACCTTTAGAGATGCCTTTTGCTAACGCAGCGTCGACAATACCGTGATTGTTACGGTCTAATGTTGCGCCGTATTGATAAGCGGCGCGGCGTGACATGGCATTACCGGCTAATACGTTCTCATCAACAATCTCTTTGGTTATGTTTTTTGAGCCGTATACTTTCACATTGGGGAAAGCATCTTTAATTGCACGTGAACCACCGAAGTGATCGGCATGTGAGTGTGAGTAGATCATGGCGACAATCGGCAAGTTACCTGCTTCAGGTACATTTTCTTGGAAAAACTTCAGTGATTGTGCGGCTGACTCTTTAGTTAATAACACATCGTAAACAATCCAACCGCTATCACTACGAATAAAAGAGATTGAAGAAAGGTCTGTACCACGCACTTGGTAAATTTTACCCGGTACCACTTCATATAGACCTGTTGCGGCTTGATTTAATACCGCTTGGCGCCATAACGATGGGTTTACTGAATCTGGGGCATTATCGGCATTGGCTACGTCAGAATCAATAAAGTTAAAGCTATTACGGATGATGTCACCAGTTGCTTGATCGAATGCTGCAATTAAACCACGGTTGTTATTATCAAAAGCACGCACATCGTTAAAGTTTAGTGTCTTTGCAAATTCATTATTGTATTGAATCGTTGATTTACTTGCATCTTTACCGCCTTGCTCACCAATCGTGCTGAGGTGGGCATGGTCGTGGTCGGCTGCAATTGCACCTAAAGAAATAGAAGAGATAACGATAGCTAATGTAGTTTTTTTCATAATATCACCCGTTAAGAATTACTTTATAAAGATATAAACCATTTAGAAAGCGTAGCAGATAACTGGTTGTTAACTGCTTTGTTTCGATGAGGTAATAATAAACATTGCTGGTGGATAAAAGAACGGGGGAGAGGTTATGGTTATCATAAACTGTAGTTATACTAAAATAGTCGCTGCACTTATAATAAACTCAAACGTAGTAATGGAATTGATACTAGCTAAGGAGTGGAACCAGAGCTAAAAATTGATTAATTTATTTTTTATTTTTTCTCTTAGTGTTTGATGGTCTTTATCGTTGAGATAACGTTTGTGATAAATCAAATGGAAGTCGATAGGTTTCATGATAAAAGGCGGCTCGAGGACTTTTAGTCCCAAACTATCTGCAATATGACAAAGGCCTTCGGGGATAGCTGCAATGTAATCGGAGTTTTGTACTGCTAGCATCATGTTGGCTGGACTCGATACTTGCACTCTGATGTCTCGCGCTTTCAATGCTGTTTTGGCAAAATATTCCACAGCTCGCATATTATTACGCACCAGTTTCATTGCTACATGACCCAATTGTAAGTACTGCTCCATGGTGATGCTATCTGTAACCGTTGGGTGGTCTTTGCAACACACTAATTTAAGATGTTCTTTACGCACCAGTTCAAAACAAAAACTGCTATCTTGCTGTGTGACGTTATCTATCGCAAGGTCAATTTTTCGCATTCGTAAATCGTTAAATGTACTCTCTTCGCTATCGTGAGATTCTATTAATTGAATGTCATTAATACTGCTGAGTTTGAGCAGGATGCTTTCGGGTGCGTAAACAATAAAATGTTCTTTGTTGCCCAATGCATTGTCAACAATTTCTAATACCGTCGAAACCTGAGAGTAGAAACTTTGCGCATTTGGCGTCGGGCTTAATTTACGGCCACTGCGAATGAATAGCGGGTAACCTAAATATGTTTCTAAGCGTTTAATAGAACCACTCATTGCTGGCTGGGATACATCTAACAATTCAGCCGCTTTAGTAATAGAGTTAAGCTCGTATACTTTAACAAAGGGCTTAATGAGGTTCATATCAAAATCGGTCATAACGGTTAGCCTAGGGGTTACTTAATAAAAAGTGTTAATGAACCAAGAAAAAAAGCAGCATACTTAATACTGCAGTAAGTAAGGTGTTGCGGGTCAGTAAGATCAACAATACCGCAAATACAGCTCCGATTAAATAACTGTTATCCAGATTTAGGTGTAAGGTATTATCTTGTAAAAAGACAATAGGCGCTAAAATTGCGGTCAGTACGGCGGGTGCTGAGTAGCTTAAAAACTTGACCATACCTGCACTTAGGCGCAAGGGGAGTTTAGGTTCAATGAAGATATAGCGGCTAATGAAGATGATGACAGTCATTAAAATAATCGTTAACCAGATCATAGGTCGTCTCCTGGTCTTGTTAGTGGAGTCTGGTTTGGGTGTGTTTCATTGGTTAATTTAGCTGTAAGCATACCAGCGCTCATGCCTGATAAGGCCGCGATAAGTAAACCTCCTGGAACATGAAACAATTCACAAACGACAGCCATGACTAACGAAACCAGTACGCTAACCAGAATCGACGGTGTTTTAATAGCAGGTACGACTAATGCAATAAAAGTCGCTGCAATGGCGAAGTCTAAACCGAGCTCATCTAAATTAGGTATTTGCTGACCCGCGATAATACCCACTGCAGAGGCAATGTTCCAAATGAGATAGAAACTAAAGCCACCACCAAATGCAAACCAGCGGTCGAACTTGTGTTGTTTGGTTTCACTACAGATCGCAAATAATTCGTCGGTGAGTAAGAAACCTAAGGTTAAGCGCCAGCGTAATGGCAAAGGACTCATTTGATGGCGCATTGCCATACCATATAAGAAATGACGTGAAGTAATAAGCAATGTTGTTAATAGAATACTGGTTAAGCCAATACCCGACTTTATCATGCCGACAGCAACCAATTGCGCAGCACCGGCAAATACAATAGCTGACATGGCTTGGCTTTGCAGCATATCTAATCCAGCTTCAATGGCATAAGAACCGGCTAAGATACCCCAAGGGATGACGGCGATACTTAGCGGCATTGCTGCTATAGCCCCTTTTAAGGCTGATTTAAGTTTTGATTGGGACACTTGTTCTGAGTCGGCTTGTTGATCCTGCATCGCTGAATCCTTGTGATGGCTGGGGGCTACGCTATAGCTATGCTGTAGTGATGTCGTGGTTATATTGTAGTTATATCATGGAGAGTAATAATGGAGGTAATAAAAAACCCAGCGTACTGGGTTTTTAAATTGCTACACCAATTAAAGGTATATTACTTATGATCTATGATTAATCAATTAATTAGTGTTGCGCTTTTAATTAATGCTGTGCTTTGTGCTCGCCAGTACCAAAGTGCCAATCGTAATGGAAGCTTTGGCTTGCATCTTGATCTTTACGACGGTAAGTATGGCCACCAAAGTAATCACGCATTGCTTGAATTAAGCTTGCAGATGAATCTGCTTCACGGTAACAATCATAGTAGCTCATTGCTGCGCTGATTGAAGGCATTGGCATACCTTGCATGATCGCTTTCGCTAACACTTCACGCCACGCCATTTGGCTTTCAGCTAGTGTATTAGTGAAACGTTCCGCTAACATTAGGTTCAATAGCTCAGGTTCAGCTTGGTATGCTTTCGAGATATCATCTAAGAAGTGAGCACGGATCACGCAACCGGCACGCCATATTTTTGCAATTGCAACGTAATCTAAAGTCCAGTTATGCTCTTTTTCTGCTGCAGTCATCAATTCAAAACCTTGCGCGTAGCTACAGATTTTTGAACAATATAATGCATCAGATAATTTTTCTAACCATACGTTACGGTCTTCGATAGAAACGGCAGGGCCTGCAAGTTTCGTCGCGCCAACCTGACGGATAGATTTTTGTGTGCTTAGGCAACGTGCAAATACAGATTCTGCAATCGCGTTTGCTGGTACGCCAAGCTCTAATGCTTCACGTGCAGTCCAGTTACCAGTCCCTTTTTGGCCTGCTTGATCCATGATTACATCAACCATAGGTTTACCAGTTGCTTCATCGACAACCTTCAGGATGTTACCTGTGATCTCGATAAGGTAGCTTTGTAGCTTGCCTTTATTCCATTCACTGAATACTTCACCGACTTCAACAGCAGACATACCTAAGATTTGACGCATAAATTGCACAACTTCTGCAATCATTTGCATATCAGCGTATTCGATACCGTTGTGTACCATCTTAACAAAGTGACCAGAACCGATAGGACCAATGTATTCTGCACAAGGCTCGCCTTCAGGTAATGGCTGGTCTACTTGTGTACGTGCAATTTCAACGCCTGTTACAGGATCTACTTTTGCTGACATTGCTTGCCACATAGGTTTTAACCATTCCCATGCTGCTCTGTCGCCACTTGGCATAAGTGATGGACCGAAGCGAGCACCCACTTCACCACCAGAAATAGCACAAGTGAAGAAGTTAAATTTGCCAGCATACGAATCTGCACGGGCAATAGAGTCACGCCATTGGCTGTTACCAGTATCAACAACGATGTCGCTTGCTTCTAAACCTGCTGCAATTAAGTCGTTACAAATGATATCAACAACAGGGCCTGCTGGAACAGAAAGCACGATACGACGTGGCGTATCTAATTGTTGAATGAGTTCAGCAAGATCAGCAACGGCAATTAATTTTGCTGCTGTTAATGGTTGATGACGCTTAACGATGTCTGTACGACGCGCTTCGTTAATGTCAAAAGCGGCAACTGAGAAACCACGTTCTGCTAAGTTTAATGCCATGTTGGCACCCATTACGCCTAAACCTATTACTGCAATATCAA is a window from the Moritella sp. F3 genome containing:
- a CDS encoding alkyl/aryl-sulfatase, which encodes MKKTTLAIVISSISLGAIAADHDHAHLSTIGEQGGKDASKSTIQYNNEFAKTLNFNDVRAFDNNNRGLIAAFDQATGDIIRNSFNFIDSDVANADNAPDSVNPSLWRQAVLNQAATGLYEVVPGKIYQVRGTDLSSISFIRSDSGWIVYDVLLTKESAAQSLKFFQENVPEAGNLPIVAMIYSHSHADHFGGSRAIKDAFPNVKVYGSKNITKEIVDENVLAGNAMSRRAAYQYGATLDRNNHGIVDAALAKGISKGEITYVLPDYELNHEQEIETLVIDGLEMKFMDASGTEAASEMVTFIPSINTLWTGELTYQGMHNVYTLRGAKVRDSLKWSKKINEMLVTWGAKTDVLFASHSAPIWGNEEISGYLKMQRDAYGFTHNQTLRLANDGYVMQDLGDKIYDVMPDSIQQSWHTNGYHGTYSHNSRAVYNMYLGYFDMNPANLNPLPVKPQSAKFVEYMGGSEVILKKAHADFEKGEYRFVATVLNKVMQVEPENTEARQLLADSYEQLGYQSEGAGWRNTYLTGAQELRVGTMPGNPKTASADVLANMTIENLLDYMAVKVDSLKAQHTPFTLNVVLPDVEDTYYVEMSNGNLNNIKVDKALEAEATLFINRSDVTKIILQKTTLKDLLASKDAGLKGDQTVLNKLLSTMVEFDEVFEIVPRPAKGQEVDAKLYEKTTDHTGHKH
- a CDS encoding LysR family transcriptional regulator, which encodes MTDFDMNLIKPFVKVYELNSITKAAELLDVSQPAMSGSIKRLETYLGYPLFIRSGRKLSPTPNAQSFYSQVSTVLEIVDNALGNKEHFIVYAPESILLKLSSINDIQLIESHDSEESTFNDLRMRKIDLAIDNVTQQDSSFCFELVRKEHLKLVCCKDHPTVTDSITMEQYLQLGHVAMKLVRNNMRAVEYFAKTALKARDIRVQVSSPANMMLAVQNSDYIAAIPEGLCHIADSLGLKVLEPPFIMKPIDFHLIYHKRYLNDKDHQTLREKIKNKLINF
- a CDS encoding AzlD domain-containing protein; the protein is MIWLTIILMTVIIFISRYIFIEPKLPLRLSAGMVKFLSYSAPAVLTAILAPIVFLQDNTLHLNLDNSYLIGAVFAVLLILLTRNTLLTAVLSMLLFFLVH
- a CDS encoding AzlC family ABC transporter permease, producing MQDQQADSEQVSQSKLKSALKGAIAAMPLSIAVIPWGILAGSYAIEAGLDMLQSQAMSAIVFAGAAQLVAVGMIKSGIGLTSILLTTLLITSRHFLYGMAMRHQMSPLPLRWRLTLGFLLTDELFAICSETKQHKFDRWFAFGGGFSFYLIWNIASAVGIIAGQQIPNLDELGLDFAIAATFIALVVPAIKTPSILVSVLVSLVMAVVCELFHVPGGLLIAALSGMSAGMLTAKLTNETHPNQTPLTRPGDDL
- the gndA gene encoding NADP-dependent phosphogluconate dehydrogenase — encoded protein: MNNNIDIAVIGLGVMGANMALNLAERGFSVAAFDINEARRTDIVKRHQPLTAAKLIAVADLAELIQQLDTPRRIVLSVPAGPVVDIICNDLIAAGLEASDIVVDTGNSQWRDSIARADSYAGKFNFFTCAISGGEVGARFGPSLMPSGDRAAWEWLKPMWQAMSAKVDPVTGVEIARTQVDQPLPEGEPCAEYIGPIGSGHFVKMVHNGIEYADMQMIAEVVQFMRQILGMSAVEVGEVFSEWNKGKLQSYLIEITGNILKVVDEATGKPMVDVIMDQAGQKGTGNWTAREALELGVPANAIAESVFARCLSTQKSIRQVGATKLAGPAVSIEDRNVWLEKLSDALYCSKICSYAQGFELMTAAEKEHNWTLDYVAIAKIWRAGCVIRAHFLDDISKAYQAEPELLNLMLAERFTNTLAESQMAWREVLAKAIMQGMPMPSISAAMSYYDCYREADSSASLIQAMRDYFGGHTYRRKDQDASQSFHYDWHFGTGEHKAQH